The Alligator mississippiensis isolate rAllMis1 chromosome 8, rAllMis1, whole genome shotgun sequence genomic sequence GAAGGGGGGAATAAATCCTGATACCTGTAGAagcaggagaaggggaaagagattCCTTCCTAGCCCCATAGGGCAACCAGCAGAGTCCAGAAGCCTGTGAGATccccagagcagagcatggacaGAGCCAGGCccagatcatctctgactaatgCCTCCTTGAGGATGGAGACTCCTACCCCcatgcctccactgccctgggcatctgtctccctgccccacagctctgaTAGTGAAGAGGTTTCCCCCTGAGATCCAATCTGAACAAACTTGCCTGCAACTTGAAGCCACTGGGGGCGTAAATACAtggtgtggccaggcctggggAGAGCTCTGGTCCATCAGTGCAGTGAGTGGCGGGGACCGGGGTCTCTGCTCCATCCTAGCTTTGAggtggagatgtggggggtgCCACTGGTTTTGGAGGAGGCTAAGAGCAACCCCTGGTGGGTGAGATGTATCAGGCTGGGGTCACATGTTTTCTGTtctaccccaccccccaccacaccttCCACCACAGGGACAGGCCACAGACATTGCCATCCAGGCTGAGGAGATCCTGAAGCTGAAGAAACAGATCAATGGGCTCTATGCCAAGCACACCAACCAGCCACTGGACATCATTGGTGAGTATCCCCAGTAGCCCCCCAAATCCACCCCCCATGGGGCTTGGGAAAGGGTGGGGATCTTCAGAGGCAAATTATAGGGTTGCCAATGTCATGTGTCCTGCCACCTAGTAGCCAGGTGCTGTCATAGCACTTGCTACCTTGGAGAGAGTGTGCATCTATCTGCTTTGGGCCCTGGGGGGGACCTCTCAAGAGCTGGAGAATCTGGCTACATGTCTCTCTCACCTTGGGGTGTAGGGATTAAAGtctcttccctggccccaggagaAGCTCCTAGAACAGGAGTCTGTGTTGTGGCAGGAGCTTATGGGGGTAAAGGGGGAGGCACCTAGTGGTTATgttaggacacctgggttcccaccatctccccctgccagcactgcatcACTGAGCCCCAAGATTCACCCAGGAGTCTGAGCTAACCCAGACTTTGCTGCTAAAGGATCTATGACCTGatcctcccacttcccccctgccaaGGGGGCTCCCTGAACACACCCATGTGCCCTCTGATGCCTGGTGGGTTGCAGTCAGAGGCAAGATCCTGGGAGATCAGCTGtccatgcccccagcccccctccattTCCAGCTGTGAGGTTTTTGTGAAGGGGGATAATTATCTGACCACCCTGTTCTTGCCTGCTGCAGAGGAGGCCATGGAGAGGGACCGGTACATGAGCCCCACAGAGGCGCAGGAGTTTGGCATCTTGGACAAGGTGCTAGTTCACCCTCCCCAAGCTGGCGAGGACGAGCCTGAGCTGGTGCAGAAGGAACCATCCCCCCTGCCAGCAGACCCCGTgacctcagcccagccctgaaacCCCTCCTGCAGGCACTGGGCACccatgagctgcagctgctgcgggCATCCAGGACCTTCCACCCAAAGACACCAATTCCCTCACAAAACACTAGGACTTGGACAGATGACCCCCTCACCCGGGTACCCCCTCTGTGGGTGTCAGGACTCGTGGAACCTTCCCAACATCTGCTCTGCCTGACCTGAGGCCTGGCACCTCTCAGCCCCCACTGCATTTCTCTCCAAGCCCTGTTCTATCAGCCCCAGGATCTGGGGGGTCTCGTTGTCAATTAAACCCCTGTGGCCTCTTCTCTGCCCATAGGTTCTTTTGGTGGGGGGCGGGCATGGAAGGCTGAACGTCGGGTTTTTCCAGGTGTCTTTGTGTGTCCTGGCTGTTGAGGTTCAGATCCCTCCCTTAGGTACCTCCACCCAGGCCAGAGCAGCTGGTGGCTtggagatgctgcctggctgggcatgtggggcagggcttctggctcAGATGAAGGGCCAggtggcatgggggcagggatCTCCATGGCCTTGGGGATACTtagagcagcctggaggtggctctAGCTTTCTCCTGGGGCAGTCCAATGTCCCCAGGACCCTAGCCATGCCCTCCTACCTTGCTTAGGGGGGTCATAGAACCAGTCCCATTTGCTAACATTGCTAGCAGGAGGCAGCTGAGAATCAGCTTGAGGTCATCTGGGGGAAGGAGCTAAGGCAGCTGGTTCTCGGGTGGAACGTGGAGCCAAGTGTGTGGTGGAACACGCAGGAACTGGTTCTGGGAGAAGGGGCTGGTGCAGCTGGCTTGGGTGGACCATAGCTGCTAGCTGTAAGACCCTGCTGCTGGCTCTTGTGGAACGTAGGAGATGGCTCTAGAGTCCCAGTCCAGAttccaccacccccctcccagagctgggaaagaacCCGAGTTTCTGGGCTACCAGCCCACCTGACTCTAACCCCCAAGCTCCCACTCACCTCCCAGAGCTGAAGAACCTGTGTCCAGGCTTCCAGCCTGGTTCTGGGACACTACGGCCAGctctgggggaaggggctggtgtgGGTGACTCTGGGGCTGTGAGTAGCTGGAGCACAGCAGCTATTGAGCAGCCCGGACTAACACTATactggctgccccacccatcctaATTgccccatggggggaggggggagtctcTGCCCTGTCTGCAGGCCCCGCTCCCTTTTGTGTGTAGCCAtgttcccccccacctctgcctacTACATACATGTCCCACATGTCCAAAATCTGCCCTTATCCTCTCCCCACGACAGCACAAAGGTGTACATGCATGTCCACACATGTAAACACCTTGTTGCTCTCCAGTCCAATAGAAACCCTTACATTCTCCTTGCTGCTCCTATGCTCCCCCATCAGTGTCCCCTatataccccttccccaccccatgtacaactgcacaccccaccccagccatgtGGTGCTACTGCTTCTTCCTACCAGCCCTGGAGAACTGCAACTCCCAGCATGCTCTGGTCCCCACAAATGCTGCCCCTTACTATTGGTTAGTCCCCACCAGTGGGAAGCTAGCAGTGGGATGAGGGGGCCAATAGGAgaggtgctgggctgggcagagaggATATATAAAGGGTCCTATGAGGGCATGGGTGAAAGCTTTGCTTCTTTGGTGGTGCGGTTGGGATACCTGAGCTCTCTTCctagtgagggggtggggggctagtCAGAATGAAGGGAGCTGGGACCCCTgggttctatccctgctctgggagaggaATGGGGGCTGAGGATTTAGAGCGGGGGTGGAGTATGGgcgggagcccagatgcctgggttctttccctgCTCAGGGAGGGGGGCTAGGAGCCCAAGTGCAAGAGGCAAGTAGCGGGCAGGGGTCTCTGGATTGGGGCACTGGCCTGGGTCTGACCTGGGCTCCTTGGGGCATCTTCCTGCTTCTCTGTAGTGTCTAGTCTGGGCCACGGGGGGACCCATGGAGAACCTGGGGTGCCCCAACATGCTGGGCACCAACCTGTCACCAGGTAACCATCTGCTCttaccccccgcccctcccagagctgggagagaacccaggtatctAGGCTTCCAGTCCTACCTGCTCTCATCCCTCAGCCCGTGATCCCCTCCCAAATCTAGGAGAGAACCCAGCtgtcagctcccagctctgcctgctctcactcctcacccctcccacccaccagaGCTGGATAGAACCTAGGtgtctgcccccccatccccccaggccccttgcccagcccagtgAGGCTTTGGGTCAGGGGCTCAGTTCAGGCCATGGGCAGCATTGTGGCCCTCAAATCCCTGGAAGCTCCCAGATGTCTGGGTTCCCATCCCAGCCTTGTGGCTGACATCAGTTTCTTGCAAGGGTctaccccccccccgccccaactctCACCTCTATTCCCCAGCAGAATCTGGGGTCTCAATGGCCCTGCGGGGCAGCCCTCAGATCCTAGATGACTCCTTGGAGCCGCTGGCCAGGGGCTCATGCTGGAGCTGTGACGTGGAGCCTGGCATCGGCCCTCTTGCCCAGGCATGTCTCCTGGACACCAAGGTGTTAagcgggggaggggcgggggggcagtgcACTGGGAGGGGAATCAGACACTAGCCAACCATGGCTGCAGTGGTGAGGGAACAGGGGTGGTATATTGAGGGGACAATTAGGTTGGGGGACAAACTggtctggggcagctgccccagggaggtctggagcaggtgggggtgccagGTCTGTCTGCCCCTCATGACTCCTTTCCAtggcaggaggagctggggctgccctccctgagcactgctggcagctccagaaggcagtgctggagccaggagctggaccAGCTGCGGGAGCGCCAGGCCCAGCTCAAGGTGAGGCTGGTGGGGACTAACAATGGGGGGGTCCCCTCATTAGTACCAGTGAGCCAGCAGGGGGCATTGGGTGGGACCTAActgccccccagctcccattCTGCTGCATTGCCCCCCCAGGAACAGCTGTGCGCCTGCGCGCAGGAGCTGGGGGTTGTGCGGCGCCATGAGCAGCGGCTGCAAGAGGCCAACAAggaactgcaggagcagctgcgaGTGCAAGAGGCCAAGGTAAGACCCATGTGGGGCATTggaccccccccagcccctcctgaccCCCTAGACCTCCTTCTGCCCCCCTTGACCCCTTCAACCTCCTTAGACacctctcctttcctttccccctccccaccggcTCCTCTGGCCCCTTCTGCTCCTCTCAGACCCACCTAGACTCTTTCTGCCCCCTTCCAGATCACCCCCAGGCTTCCTTCTTAACCCCCTAGACACTCCAGcaccctctgcttctccaggccaCTCGGCCCCCTCTCTTGGCCTCCTAGACCCCCCTGACCCTTCCTGACCCTGGgccactcctcctcccctgccctcccaatgCCCCTCATGTACAGCCCCacacagcatctcccagctgAGTCCTCCCTGGTGCCATCCTCCCCATGgagacccacaggctggggaTGGGTTTTGCATGCTGTGCCCAGGTGGAACAGCTGCGCAGCACCCTGGCGACCCGCGGGGCCCATCAGGGCCAAGAGCTGCGGCGCCGGGAGCAGGAGCTTGGACGGCTCAAGGACAGGCTGGGCCAAGTGATGATGGACAAGCGGGACCGGCGcaccagtgagtgggggctgcaCTGTGAGGGGGGCCACTTCCTGTCCTCAACCTGTGCTGGGACCCCACTTCTTGGCCTGGGTCAAGGCCCTACTTCCTGTCTCAAAGTCTCTAGTTGGCTGTGGTGGGATCCCACTTCCTGTCCAAAGTGTCCAGTAGCCTGTGGCAGGACCCCACATCTAGGCCCAAAGCCTCTGGCTGGCCATGGCAGgaccccccttcctgtcccaaaaTGTCCAACTGGCCACAGTGTAGCCTTGCTTTCTGTCCCAAAGTCTCCAATGGCGGCATTCTATCTTGCTATGAAGTTCCCCACTCTTGAAGCAGCCACATCAGGACGCTGGTCGTGGGACCCCCTTTCCTTCCCtaagctgccccagccccctccaccaaCCCTGATCTATTCTGTTTGTCCCCTTGATGGGggtcatggggggtggggggatactTCCCACTGCGGGAAGGCTTGTCCAGTCTGAGGGCCTGTAGGGGatgagccaggactcctgggttctctctggCTCAGGTCGGAGAGTAGGTCCCGGTGGTTAGAACAAGGGGTGGGCTGGCATTGATGCTCTAGCTCCAACCTGCCATGACCCTCGGCCTTGGCTctgaattcccccctcccttcccccaccctgtttcCTAGACATGGACATCCTCAACCCGTTGAGCCGTGCCAATGGCCGGAGAGCCACCTGGAAAACTGGGAAGGCGTTGGGGAAGtaaggggggagcgggggggcatgACTTGGGGGTGAGGTAGCACttgtggctgggctgaggtggtgggcagcaggatggggtggGCGCGATGTGGGGACTCTGGGTCTTGGGGAACAGATACAAGGGGCTGGGTGGGTTCAGAAAATGGGGAACCACCCCCCGCCTACATTACCCTCACCCCCAGGCGGGAGGAGGAGCTCTACCGCTCCCTGCTGGGCACCCAGGAGAAACAGATGGCAGTGCTTGCAGTGGAGAATGCTGAGCTACAGCTGGcactggagcagctggggcatgATTTCCAAGGCctcctgccacctggccaggTGAACAAAGCCCAAAGGAGGagctgtggggatggagggggggtcCTGTGCCCCCTCCCAGACTCATGCCCCAACCCCCGGTCTACAGGACGGGGATCCCAAGCTGGACAGCACCCACCTGGCTGATGTCAtctgggagctgtggggctgcCTCAAAGCCCGGGTTGAGGCACTTGGGAGctggggtatgtgtaccccaccacccttctcccatcccctacccccaccctcaCCTCAACCAGGCCAGGCTCCTTCATCTGGGggctctttctccccctccagcctccatgtgccctgggctgcctgcatgaATCCCGGCATCTGGGACACACAacccctcccttctcccaacCCTGGTTGATTGAAAAAGTGAGAGTCCCCTTCATCCTCTCTCCAGCCTTAGGGGTCCCTAAGCAGCCCCCTCCAGCCAGCAACTTGCCCCACAGCACGCTAGGAAGAAGGCACAGGACTCGGGCATCAGGGACATACAACctacccccccacaaatccctgctgggctgtgaagcgggggggggggaggggtcttcaCCCTTTCTACAGCTTTAGGGGTCCCAAAGCTGTCCCCCTCCTTAGGCATTTGATACCAGACCCCCTTGTTTCCTCACCCCCAGCAGTGGCCGgggctcccccagggctggggggtgcagatGGGGAGTTGCCTGTGATCAGTGTGACCGACCATGACAAGGAGATTGCCAGGCTCCGAGCTGAGATCGAGGAGAGCCGCAGCCTCATcgcttggcagcagcagtgcctgcaggtgtgTGGACCCCcaggcctcccctccctccccttcacctATGGTACTGTCCCAGAGCCTCCATTctatactgctgctgctgcattcttCCTGAGAGGCAGCTGCATCAAGGCCCTAGGCCTGGGGACCTACCTCTCCTGCCTCAACCCCAatctgccccagcctggggggtcATGCCCTGACCCTTGTGGCTGTGAGGAGGGGTCACCCATGTGAATGCTGGGGTGTGGCAGAGGAGGGGGGGACACACCTGCTTCAGCCtgcctgggttgggggggaggggagaaagacaGATGCCAGGCTCTGCCACCCTCATTTGGGAAGACATAGACTTACCCAGAATCCTTAGCGGCCAGGTGTCAATGCatccagtgctccctgccccctcccttcccagtaTGCTGGGACccaaaggggctgggggtgccatTACTGCTCCTCCCATGgcattgctcccccccccccctcccggcgGGCCTAGATAAGAGGATCCAAAGGGGGGCCAGAGGCAGTGCCTCCAGCACCCCCATGATGCCCTGTCCTTCCTAGGAGAAGCTGGTGGTGGGAGTGGGTACAGAGCTGCCGCCAGGCCTGGAGGGCTGCTATGTACTGGAGGAGCAGCAGCGGTTGCAGGAGGAGCGCATGCTGTTTCAGCGGCAGCAACAAGCCTTCGAGGCTGAGCGACAAAGCTTCACCGAGGCCGCCATCCGCCTGGGCCATGAGGTGGAGGGGGAGCCAGGTCCTTGGGTTGTAGGAAGAGCCAAGTATTGAAGGCCAGGGTGCAaccagctcagggctgggagacagctgagTGTAACACTGTCTGGGTAGGACtgaggcagccagctctggggtgcagcAGTCAGGAAACAACTGAGTATATAACAGGCCAACTGAGTAATTGCTGGGGGGTGGGCGAATGGCTGAGTATAACAGGCCAGAATGTGCCCTCCTcatggggcaggggcttaggGGTGGTAATGAGGggtttgggggatgggggtgcaAGCCTAGAGGGGTAGGGCCTGGGGGTGCCCACAACCAGGTGGTGGGAGTTTGTGGGGGGTGAAGATGGGACTGGTTGGAAGGCAGAAccaaggaggtgggggcagcaaggagcttGGGGGTGCAgaaaggggctggtgggggattGGCCTTGGGGGTTGGGCCAGAGAGAAGAGGCAGGCCCTGGGTGATGGGAAAGTTGGGGGGCAGTTTCCCAAGGCCCCTAGAGTCAGCAATGAAGGGGGAGAGCTGTAAGGAACCTTCCAGGCTCCTCTCCTAGCTACATGGTCCTTTGGCTGGGGGTCTTCAAGGCTGCCTTCTCACCTTCTcacccccctcctctcctctgtaTCCTCAGAGGCAGCAATTTGAGGCAGAACGTGCTCTTCTGCTGAAACACCAGTTCCTGAGCGCTGCGGCCAACTTGGACTTGTGGGGTCCCCAGCGACAGGAGTcagcccccagcaccacctggggtaaaCAAGTCCCTTGGCTGGATTGTGTCACACCCACACCCCTACCTCCTCAGGCATTTCAAGCCCTAACttctctttctctgccctctcAGTCCTGGACCAGGAGCCACATCCCCAGGCCAAAAAGCGGCCCCAGCCCAGCTACTCCCCCTTCCTGGTGCCGGAGACCTCTGCCATGCCCTTCCGAAGCCAGCTCCTtcacccccagcctgccagtACCCCCTGCCTGGGagagcagtgctgggggcagTGTCTCATCCTGCATTACAGGTGGCGTTTGCTGTCTTTGAAGTTGGACCAGGGACTCTTCATGGGCCAGGAGGGAGCCTGGAAGAGCCTGGGACAAACCGTTGCTGGATGGTGGGGGATAGAAATTCAAGCAGGGGGAAGTCAAGGCCATGGGAAGGAGGTGGGAAGTTTGGAGGCAGGAGGGTAGTTGGGTGCTGGAAGTTGCTCTGGCTGTGAACAGCACCTGGTTGCTCAGGTTGAGGGTGTGGGAGCAAAGCAGGTTCTGTGTGGATGTGTCCATCTCCAGCATGTGCTCTTCTCTAAGGGAAGGACTGACTAGTAGGAGGGGGCCTAGGGCTGGACAATGACTTGAAGCTGTATCCAAGGAGGTTTAGACCAGATGTCAGGGAAAGTTTCTTCACAGGGAGAATAGATGGCAAGGGGAATTGTGGACTGTCCATCACTAGAGGGGTTCAAGGAGAGGCTGAATGGCACTGAATGGGCACTGATAGCAATGTCTCTGCAACATCTCTGCTCTGCTACTGGtgtttcccaggtttctgggctttgctggttgctgcatgggactGGAGGAGAATTCCCCCCCATGCTTTTTTTCGCTGCTATGtgttgggagaggggagggtttAAGTACTCTGCTGGCTGAGCTTTGCTtctgaatttctctctccccctctctgtctctcatcctgcagccctgccacccctgcccagcccagactgCTGGATGCTGCCTGGAAGGGGGGCCACCAGGACAGAGCTTCCCAGACGCAGAGTGAGGACTTGTGGCCTGTGAGCACAGACCTCCTGGGGCATTTCTTGGAGGCCTCCTTCTAGGCCCTGGCTGTAATTTTTGGGAGGGACCAGACTCTGGGGTACCGGCTTCCCCCATGGGGGGCTGTCTTCTACCAGccagactccagctgctgccaagtgCTATCTTTTTGGGGAAAAAGCTGTCCTTCTCCCTGAAAGTCTAATCCATCCCGGCCGTGCCACTCCTGGTTTCTCCAACCCAGCTGGAGCCTGACTGGATCCTGGGAGCTCAGCTTCCTTTTCCAAGACCCCTCTTCTGGGCTCAGCTGGGTGATCTCCATAAGGTGCCTTGATTCCTTCTAGCTTTTAGCTGTCTCTGGGTTTAAGCGTAAGGCTGTATTGTTGGTTTTTTAATCCAACCATCTCCAGGCCTCTTCTCCATAAGAAGCAGGCCAGGGAGGGATTCCTCCCTGCTGGCATGTGGGGTTTGGATATAGAGCTGGTCTCGGAGCAAGGAGGGCTTTGGTCTTTGCACTCAGGGTTGTCTGTGTGCCTGATGTGGACAAGTGCCTCTGAGCTGTTTCATTTGTTGGTTgtaataaaagattttttttttaactttttctgtATTGATTTGTAATAAACAAGGAGAACTTCTAAAGAACAGACTATTGCAGTTTTGGTCTGGCTCCCCCAACTCAGTCTCGCCCATCTGGCCCAGCACTTCTTGGGGCAGAGGAGATGACACCCACATATTCCACAATGCATCAGGCCACTACCTATTCTCCCCCCTTAGGCAACTGATTTGAGGACTGTCTCTACCGCCGTTCATTGGGTCCTGGAGGTGACTTAACAGTCCAAGTCTTGGGGCATGGATGCATCTGCAGATGTAGCAGGTCCTTCCTTCTGCCAAGAAGAGCAGGCCACAGGCTGgtattcttttcctcctccttcctccactccctGTCCTCTGTTTTGTGGGGGTGAGATACATTCTTGAAACAGGATGTGCTGCTATGAGAGCTGGTGAGTAGCCAGCTCCTTGTCCTCACTGTAGGTGGTTGCAGGCTGGGTaaccagctcctcccagctctctgcaggctggagctgtgtcccctgcccccatccttgTAGGGCTTCCTCCAGCCTTTCTCCTACCTTGTGGGCCCCAATTAAGCTGGGAGTAGGGCACCTGTAAGTGCTTTGGGGGGGTACTCTTCCCATGATGCCACTGGGTAAGAGTGCTTTGAGCTTAGCCATTTCcttcccagaatcccctgctgGGGGGTTGTTTGAGGAGAAAGGTGACCTATGTCCTAATTTCCCATACTGCACTAGGCTATCATTTCCCCCCTCTGCTTATTTCCCAGTATGCCCTGGAGCTGCCCCTGCGCTCCCTTCTCACAATACCCCGAGAGGAGCCCCTTGTCCAACTTTCACACACAGCCCCAGGCACTACATTACCCACAATACCCCGTTGGaggggggaactcttccccttcctttcccacaATGTTCTACTGGAACCTAGGTCCCCAACCTCCCCCACCCTACCCCGCGCGGGGCGAGAACGTTTGTTCGCAGGGCATTGTGTGGATTACGGTTCTCGCCCCGCGcggggcagagtgggggaggTAGTACCTCAGTGTCCGCAGGGCACTGTGGGAGGTTTGGATGCTGAAGAACTACGTCCCCCACAATGCCCTGCGCGGGGtgagaccaccccccccccctttgcgaACAAACGTTCTCGTCCTGCGCCCAGACCCTTCGGTACTGCGTCCCCCACAATGCCTCGCGCAAGGCGGCCTCCCTGCTCGCGCTTCCCGCTATGCCCTGCGCGGCAGCAACACTGTGGCGGGCGGCGGGCCCGGGCGTGGCGCTGCGGCTGCTGGGCCAGGCCGAGGTGCGGCCTGACTTCGTGAGCCCGGCCGAGGAGGCGGCGCTGGCACGGGAACTCGAACCGCAGCTACGCCGCCGCCACTACCAGTTTGACCACTGGGACGGGGtcagcggggctggggcacagtCACGTGGGGAAAGTCACGTGACAGGTTGAGGGCAGTcacgtggggctggggcagtcgCGTGGGGCGGGGGAATGACTTAGGGGTGGGGGTAGCGAGGGTGGCAGTCAGAGGTGCTCATACAGGTTGCGCGTGGGAGCTGCGGGGGcgggcccatgggctgggggtaGCCAGGATTTGCCATATGGGGGGGctgtgactgggggggggggggtagccggGAGGTGGAGGCTGCCATGGTTAATCACCAGGGAGGCagtgggtgggttggggggaaCCTGGGGGATATCCATGGGACAGCAGGGTCCTTCCATGGTGgttgagggctggggccagggcagaaaACCTCTGTAAGGTTGGGGCtagcctggcagggtgcagttatCACTGCTGTGGGGAAATTGGTGGGTGTGGGGTCTGgtaggggagcagagctgggtgtTCAGCAGGAGCCCATCCCTGGCCCTAGGGTTATGTGGGGTGCAGTGAGACTGGATCCCAAGGGAAGAGCTTCCCTAACCTCCCTGATTTGCCCCCCACTGTCTACCCCGCAGGCTATCCATGGCTTCCGGGAGACTGAGAAGTCCCACTGGAGCGCTGAGTGCCAGCAGATCCTGGAGCGGGTGCGGGCAGCTGCCTTACCCCCCAATATTCCCCACCTGGGGCCTGTGCACGTGCTGGACCTGGACAAGAATGGCTATATCAAGCCCCATGTCGACAGTGTCAAGGTGAGGGGTCAGGGGGGCCTCAGAGGGGGGTAGCCTCCATCCACATGCTGTTGTGGGCTACTAGagcaccttccccaccccaagtTGGTTACATTGTGGGGGCTctcaggggcaagcactgcctcTCTCtgacaccccctcctccctgccctgtggccagttcTGTGGCTGTACCATTGCAGGGCTCTCCCTGCTGTCAGCCAGTGTTATGCGCCTGGTGAGTGAGGAGAACCCTGAGGACTGGCTGGacatgctgctgcccccctgctccctctacaTTCTCAGGTACCAGGACACTGTGGGCATGGGGAGGCTCCCAGTCTGTCTTCCGGCCCCTGCAGGCCTCTATCCAGTGGGCAGCACTGCCTGGGGAGCTGAAAGCCCCTGGAGCTGACCCCCTTTTTTCCTACCCTGCCAGGGGCCCAGCTCGCTACAACTTCACCCACCAAATCCTG encodes the following:
- the LOC102573641 gene encoding afadin- and alpha-actinin-binding protein isoform X1, which produces MENLGCPNMLGTNLSPAESGVSMALRGSPQILDDSLEPLARGSCWSCDVEPGIGPLAQACLLDTKEELGLPSLSTAGSSRRQCWSQELDQLRERQAQLKEQLCACAQELGVVRRHEQRLQEANKELQEQLRVQEAKVEQLRSTLATRGAHQGQELRRREQELGRLKDRLGQVMMDKRDRRTNMDILNPLSRANGRRATWKTGKALGKREEELYRSLLGTQEKQMAVLAVENAELQLALEQLGHDFQGLLPPGQDGDPKLDSTHLADVIWELWGCLKARVEALGSWAVAGAPPGLGGADGELPVISVTDHDKEIARLRAEIEESRSLIAWQQQCLQEKLVVGVGTELPPGLEGCYVLEEQQRLQEERMLFQRQQQAFEAERQSFTEAAIRLGHERQQFEAERALLLKHQFLSAAANLDLWGPQRQESAPSTTWVLDQEPHPQAKKRPQPSYSPFLVPETSAMPFRSQLLHPQPASTPCLGEQCWGQCLILHYSPATPAQPRLLDAAWKGGHQDRASQTQSEDLWPVSTDLLGHFLEASF
- the LOC102573641 gene encoding afadin- and alpha-actinin-binding protein isoform X4, encoding MENLGCPNMLGTNLSPAESGVSMALRGSPQILDDSLEPLARGSCWSCDVEPGIGPLAQACLLDTKEELGLPSLSTAGSSRRQCWSQELDQLRERQAQLKEQLCACAQELGVVRRHEQRLQEANKELQEQLRVQEAKVEQLRSTLATRGAHQGQELRRREQELGRLKDRLGQVMMDKRDRRTNMDILNPLSRANGRRATWKTGKALGKREEELYRSLLGTQEKQMAVLAVENAELQLALEQLGHDFQGLLPPGQDGDPKLDSTHLADVIWELWGCLKARVEALGSWAVAGAPPGLGGADGELPVISVTDHDKEIARLRAEIEESRSLIAWQQQCLQRQQFEAERALLLKHQFLSAAANLDLWGPQRQESAPSTTWVLDQEPHPQAKKRPQPSYSPFLVPETSAMPFRSQLLHPQPASTPCLGEQCWGQCLILHYSPATPAQPRLLDAAWKGGHQDRASQTQSEDLWPVSTDLLGHFLEASF
- the LOC102573641 gene encoding afadin- and alpha-actinin-binding protein isoform X3; its protein translation is MENLGCPNMLGTNLSPAESGVSMALRGSPQILDDSLEPLARGSCWSCDVEPGIGPLAQEELGLPSLSTAGSSRRQCWSQELDQLRERQAQLKEQLCACAQELGVVRRHEQRLQEANKELQEQLRVQEAKVEQLRSTLATRGAHQGQELRRREQELGRLKDRLGQVMMDKRDRRTNMDILNPLSRANGRRATWKTGKALGKREEELYRSLLGTQEKQMAVLAVENAELQLALEQLGHDFQGLLPPGQDGDPKLDSTHLADVIWELWGCLKARVEALGSWAVAGAPPGLGGADGELPVISVTDHDKEIARLRAEIEESRSLIAWQQQCLQEKLVVGVGTELPPGLEGCYVLEEQQRLQEERMLFQRQQQAFEAERQSFTEAAIRLGHERQQFEAERALLLKHQFLSAAANLDLWGPQRQESAPSTTWVLDQEPHPQAKKRPQPSYSPFLVPETSAMPFRSQLLHPQPASTPCLGEQCWGQCLILHYSPATPAQPRLLDAAWKGGHQDRASQTQSEDLWPVSTDLLGHFLEASF
- the LOC102573641 gene encoding afadin- and alpha-actinin-binding protein isoform X2 — translated: MENLGCPNMLGTNLSPESGVSMALRGSPQILDDSLEPLARGSCWSCDVEPGIGPLAQACLLDTKEELGLPSLSTAGSSRRQCWSQELDQLRERQAQLKEQLCACAQELGVVRRHEQRLQEANKELQEQLRVQEAKVEQLRSTLATRGAHQGQELRRREQELGRLKDRLGQVMMDKRDRRTNMDILNPLSRANGRRATWKTGKALGKREEELYRSLLGTQEKQMAVLAVENAELQLALEQLGHDFQGLLPPGQDGDPKLDSTHLADVIWELWGCLKARVEALGSWAVAGAPPGLGGADGELPVISVTDHDKEIARLRAEIEESRSLIAWQQQCLQEKLVVGVGTELPPGLEGCYVLEEQQRLQEERMLFQRQQQAFEAERQSFTEAAIRLGHERQQFEAERALLLKHQFLSAAANLDLWGPQRQESAPSTTWVLDQEPHPQAKKRPQPSYSPFLVPETSAMPFRSQLLHPQPASTPCLGEQCWGQCLILHYSPATPAQPRLLDAAWKGGHQDRASQTQSEDLWPVSTDLLGHFLEASF
- the ALKBH7 gene encoding alpha-ketoglutarate-dependent dioxygenase alkB homolog 7, mitochondrial: MPCAAATLWRAAGPGVALRLLGQAEVRPDFVSPAEEAALARELEPQLRRRHYQFDHWDGAIHGFRETEKSHWSAECQQILERVRAAALPPNIPHLGPVHVLDLDKNGYIKPHVDSVKFCGCTIAGLSLLSASVMRLVSEENPEDWLDMLLPPCSLYILRGPARYNFTHQILRDEDSFFNGQRVPRKRRISLICRSLPLPP